Within Mongoliitalea daihaiensis, the genomic segment AAGGCTGGATTTATGGTGAATGTGGGGCGGTAATCATCTTGTGAAATTTTAAGACCTCCTAAAAGGTTTATCTAGTAGAACTTATCAAGAAGTATAAAACGAAACAAACTAAACAAAATAGAGGGGTGTGATCATTTTTTTAACCCCTCTAAAACTTTTTTAATCCACTCCATACCCTATTCCCTTTCATCAATCAAAAACAAACATTGATACATCAAAAAAAGTAAATCATCTTTTGATATGTATTCGAAAAAATTTTAAAATAATTTCTTAAGCTATTTTAAATCAGATTTTTAGCTGTTGGATACCATTTTTTCGACAGTCAACGACTGCTTTCTTATAAAACGAAAGACCCATAAAACAATATTTTTTGAATAATCAGATTTATTCATTTAATTATTGGATATGACCAAATTTAAGAATTGTATTTTACTAGATGTGAAATACAAAAATAATGTTTTGTAATCATCAAACGCAAAAATGATGCTTTATAATCCATAAAAATATGGTCGAAAAACAATAAAAATTAGTACAAATCTAAGCGAATGAAACAATCTTATCCAAGTGTTTCCTTCGTACATGAGTAAAAAAATATATGGCGAAATTTTACAGAACAATCTTTTTCCTTTTGACTGTAATCTTTGCAGGTGGCTTTTCTTTGGAGAGTTTTGGCCAAGGGCTTATACAAGATATCTTTGCTATTCGTGAATGTGAAAGAATAGCAGAGTATAGAGTAAGGGGAGGTACACCACCATACACGTATGTATGGACTTTAAACGGGGTGGTCGTTCAGGAAGATATAGGTTTAGATGCTACACAAACAAGTATTCTCACCCAAGCTCAAAGTGGAACATATGAAGTTACAGTAACTGATGCAGCAGGAAATACGCGGAGTGCATCGTTCCCTTTTAGCGAATCCTCCAATTTCATTTTGGACATTGAAATTTTAGAGGACCAAGAATGCGAAGGTACCACGTTTGGTAGAATTGTTGGTATAATTGAAGATGGAATTGCTCCATTTTCAATTACAATAATCAATGAAATCGGTCAGGTAGTATTAGCCAATCAACCACTCCCCGGAAGGGAAATAAATTTAAGTGGCTATCCTGCTGGAATTTATTTGATTGAGGTAGAAGATGCCAATGGCTGTAGAGAAATCACCGAAGTCGAACTAGAAGAAATCCCTCCACTCACCTTTGAAGAGGGGGCTGGCTTGGGAGCTTTCCCTGTGACCTGTGAAGACAATGGAAGCATTGCCTACAATGTACAAAATTCCGAAGGTGACGTTCGTTTCCGTATCCGAAGAGCTGATGGCTCTTTTGTCAACAATTGGACAGTTACAAACCCTAATGGAGAAATCAGATTTGATGGATTGCCTATTGGTGATTACGTACTAGAGATTGCCGATGATTTTCGAACAGAAGCCTGTCCTGCCGAATTGCCTTTTTCCATTGTTGACGAAGTACTTTTTGTTTTTGAAAACACACCTGAGAACATCGTCTGCTTTGGAGATACCAATGGAAGCATCCGTTTTGATATCATCCGAAACTTTACAGACTTTACCCCCCTACCGAATCAAGTAGAACTAACCTTAACCAATGCCTCTGGAGTTGTAATTGAAACAGTTACAGTTCCTATTGGGGTTGATAGTGGCTTTCATATTTTTAATAATCTAGGCGTTGGCGTGTACACCATCACCACCCGCCATGGAGGAGTTGACTATCCTGAATGTGTGCAAACATTTACCGTTGAAATTGAAGGACCAGATTCTCCCCTTACTGCAAGCATAGTTGGTACAAATGAACTATGTTTTGGAGACAATGATGGTACCGCCACTGTCACGGCGAGTGGTGGATGGGGAGGTTACACCTACCTATGGAGCAATGGTGGAAATACATCGACGATTTCAGGATTGGCTCCAGGCGATTACTGGGTGGATATTACTGATGCTGGAGACTGTACTATCCGCAGAGAAATTACCATAATCGGTCCATCTGCGGCTATTACAGCCGATATCCGTGTCATCAATGACCTGACTTGCGTAGGAGCCAATGACGGAGGGGCTATCATCGAAAATATTCAAGGGGGCTACGGAGGCTACACCATTCAATGGAGTGTAGGAGGGCAAACAACTGCCGAAGCTATTGAACTTCCTGCTGGAAACATTTCGGTGACCGTTACCGATAGTGAAGGATGTTCTGCTACTTTTTTCACCGAATTAGTAGCACCTCCTGCTCCAGATGTTTTGATCAGCGAAAGTATAGTCTCCTGTTTCGGAGCTGCGGATGGCTCCGTTAGAATCCAAATTTTTGGAACTGATGATTATACCGTGACTGTTGCAGGACAATCCCAAATTGGGAACGATGTTACATTTACTGGTTTACCATCAGGGGAACATCCCGTTACCATCAGTTACGGAGGAAACTGCAACATTGCCCGAACCTTTATGATTGCAAGTCCTAATGCTGTGGTCATCAATCGCAGCAATGTGATTAAATCTGAAATTTCCTGTTTTGGCCAAGAAGACGTTGCTATCAGTGGTCTCACTGCATCTGGTGGGACAGGAACCTTAAGTGTACAATGGCAGCAAGAAATCAGCGGCACCTTTGAAAACATCCCCGGAGCTACAAACTTTGATATCAACAATTTAGGACCAGGAAGATACAAAATTATCGTTACGGATGTCAATGGCTGTTTAGATGAGTTCACATACGAATTTACCGAACCTGCACCTCTTCAAGTATCCCCTCCTTCGATCACAGACGTCACTTGTTTCGGTGGCGCCAATGGTTCTGTTACGTTCACCATTACTGGTGGCAGAGCTCCCTATGCCTATCGCTTAAATGGAGGAACTGAAGTATTGACAAATAATAACACCATCACCTTACCGAATTTACCCGCAAGTACGGGGAATATCATTGAAATCCGCGACGCAAGCAATTGTACCGTTGATAGCTTTACTTTTGATATTGCTTCCGCACCACCTATTGAAATTGAGTTGGTAGATATTATTGAAGAAACCTGTTTTGGACAAAATAATGGAGGTATTAATATCAATATTGGTGGTGGGTCTGGGGTATTGAGTGTACGGTGGTTTAGAAGTAATAACCTGAATGACCCAATTTCCACCAATCAAAACCTGACCAATGTAGGCCCAGGAACATACACTGTTAGGGTATTCGATGCTGGAAATGAGTTTTGTTTTGCTTCTGCTGAATATACTATCGCTCCTACTCCCGAAATCGAAGTCAGTTTAGCCGGTTCTCCGGTCAATGTCTTGTGTTTTGGAGAAGAAACAGGAGCTATCAACATCAATGCATCCGGTGGAACAGGAGAGTTAACCTTTGCTTGGACGGGCCCTAACGGCTTTACTTCTACCCAACAAAATATCAGCAATCTAACGGCTGGAGATTATCAGGTCCGTGTAACAGACGCTAATGGTTGTTTTAAAGATCTGGTGGATATTTTGATCACCCAGCCTGCAACAGGAATTACTATCAACACCTTGCTCACCACAAGCCCGCTATGTTCAGATAGTAACGATGGCTCTATTCAAATGCAGGTTTTTGGGGGACAAGGTCCATATACGCTATCATGGGAGCGGCAAAATGCACTCGGAGATTTTGAGTTTTTCCCAGGTACAGGGCTGTCATTAACATCTATTCCAGGAGGAACTTATAAATTGACAGCAACCGACGCCAACGGTTGCTTTGCAGAACGAGAAGTAATTTTAACAGCTCCCGACGAACTTGTCATTACAGTTACCAATATCATCAATGTCTCCTGCTTTGATAGGAATGACGGTAGGATTAACATTGAAGTAACCGGAGGGACTGGACCCTACACTTTTACATGGGACCACGGTTTTGTCAACCAAAACCCTTCCAATCTCAGTGCAGGAACGTATGCTGTGAATGTAAGAGATGTGAACGGTTGTGAAACTCGTTTGGAAAACATTCAAATCACACAGCCGGCTGAAACGCGAATAGATGAGGTTTTTGTAAGCGCACCAAGTTGTGATTTTAATGATGGTAGAATTGAGGTAGCCTTTGTTGGAGGAGATGCAACCTTTACAAGTACATGGTTTAGTCTTCCATCAAACACCCCTCTCGCTACCAATACCAACGTCCTAGAGGGTATTACCCCAGGTGCTTACAGAGTGGACTATGGCAACGGTACAAGCTGTACCATCAGTAGGATATTTGTAGTCCCAGGCCCTACCAATCCACTACAGTTGAATATCAGTGCACAAGATCCAACTTGTGACAACAACAATGGAATCATCGCTATATCAGCATCCGGTGGTACTCCTGGATATAATTTCTTCATCGAAATAGAAGGCAATCGAGAGCCACTTAATAGCACTATACTTGCTAACAGAGAAGCAGGAATATACACCATCATTGTACGGGATAGCAATGGTTGTGAAGTAGAACGTACCATTGAAATCAATAATCCCAATCAGCCCATTTATGAGGTTGAAAAAATTCAAGATGTCAGCTGTTTTGGCGGTAATGATGGGATTATCAACTTTACTACGTTTGGGGATTTGACCGGAATCTCTTTCCAATGGTTTAGAAGAGAACTAACAGGAGCTTTGACCCCCATCAATGAAAATGAATTAAACCAACTAACCGCAGGAACTTACTTTGTACGGTTTACTTATGACAATAACTGTACACTGAATTCTGAAGATATCATCATTACCCAACCTGATCAGCTTATTATTACGAATACCGTAACTCAATTGGTATGCTTTGATGATTTGGGAAGCATTAGCTTCAACATTTCAGGTGGAAATTCGGGAAAAACACTTACCCTTACAGGCCCTAGCGCTTTCTCCCAAACGGAAAATAATATTTTCTCAGGAACTTTCTCTTTTGAAAACCTATCTCCAGGAGTTTACACTTGGACTTTGAATGACGCTGGATGTCCAGAACAAACAGGAACTATCACCATTAATTCCGTACAGAGACCTACATTCACATTAAGTAAAACAGATGTTATCTGCTTCGGAGATAGCAATGGCAGCATTGATGTTGCGGATATTTTATTAGAAAACAACCGAACCTACACTATTATTTTGAATGGGGTAAATAGAGGTCTTCAATCCAGTTTCACTAATTTACCTGCGGGACTTTACACTATTCAAATTGTAGATAGTCAGGGTTGCGCATCCGAATCCCAAGTTATCCAAATCACTCAACCAGATAGACCACTCGAAATCTTAAATCTTCTTACGAGCGATGCTACTTGCTTTGAAGGAAATGAAGGTTCGATTTCTTTTGAGCTATCAGGAGGAACAACACCTTATACCTATACCTTATCCAGATCTAATGGATTCAGTATCTCTGATTCAGGGGTCTTTGCGAATTCTCCAATCAACATTCAAAACCTGAGTGCAGGGACCTATTTGTTAGAGGTAATGGACGCCACTGGAAACTGTCAAACAGCTGGTAGTTTCACCATCAATCAACCAACAGCCTTAGTATTCAATAGGGAGATTGGACAAATAGCCTGCCCTGAAGGAACTACATTTATCCGACTATTACTTTCAGGTGGAACAAGTCCTTACAACTACACTTGGGAACGATTGGATAGCTCTGGTAATTGGGAGCTTTTGGCAGAAAATGGCAATGAATTAACGGGGATTGTAGCAGGAACCTATCGCTACATCGCTACCGATGCCAATTCTTGTGAAATTTTCACCGACATAGTGGAAATCCCTGAAGCAGCTCCTGTTAGCCTATCGTTTATTGCTGATGATATTTTATGCTTTGGAGGAAATACACAAGTGACACTGAATGCCAGCAGACCTGGATTTAGCAATTTCACGTACTTTGTCAATGGCAATCAGATTTTCGGTAATACTTTTCCAGCAATTGCCGGTGATTACGAAGTATTTGCCCGAGACAATATCAATGGTTGTGTATCGGATACAATCACCATCAGTATCAACCAACCAGCTGAACCCTTAAGCTTTTCCAACTTTACTACCTCCCAGCTATCTTGCTTTGAGTCAAATGACGGGGTTATTTCTTTTGTCCTAAATGGAGGAACAGCTCCTTACCGGGTGACATTCCAAGGAGAAGAGCGATTGGCGAATGCAGGTGAAGTACTCACGTTTAATAGCTTGGCTGCAAATATTCCATATGGATTTGATGTTGTCGACGCTAATGGTTGTTTGCTGACCATTCCTTCTGTAATTCTTACTCAGCCCTTCCCTATCCAAGTCAATAGTTCCTTTACACCCATCCAATGTTTCGGGGGAACAGGTTCGATTGTGATTCAGGCAACCGGTGGACGTGCTCCATTTACCATCCAATGGGAATATGCTGTCGATGGAGTCAACTTTGCATCAGCTCCTGAATTTGACCAAAGTTTTACATTGAATAACCTTCCTGCGGGAGCTTATCGATATACACTTACAGATAATGGTGGATGCCCTCCTGTAGTAGAAACTATTGTTCTCAATCAACCAACGCAGACAACCTTAACTTTTGATGCAACAGATGTCAGCTGTTTTGGCGGAAATGACGGTAGTGTTCGTCTGTTCCCTTCTGGAGGTCCATCCACTAATTATCAATTATTCTTCAATGGGCAATTGGTAACAGGAAACGAGGTTTTTGGACTTTCGGCAGGAACCTATGAAGCTTTCGCCATCAGTGGTGGCTGTCCTTCTGAAATCATCAGCATCACAATCGAGCAACCAGCAGAAGCATTGACTGCACAGATCAGCTTCCCTGCCGAAGTACTTTGCCACAATGACCTCGCTTCTATTGAGCTATCCATTTCAGGTGGTAATGGTATCTATGAAGCAAGCATTGACGGAACATTCCTTCCGGTGGATAGTAGTGGATTGATCCTATTTGAAAATGTGACCCCTGGAACCTATACCGTAGAAGTACGTGATCAAAAAGGATGTACATTCACAGAAGTGATCACCATCGGAAACCCACTTCCTTTGGAATTGAACCTTGAAGCACTCGAAAATATAAGCTGTGCTGATAGTGATGACGGATTTATTGAAATCAGTATTCAAGGAGGTACAGGAAGCTACACTTACTCTTGGATTGATGCTAATGGAGTAGAAATCGGAAACAGTGCACGAATAGAAAATCTAGCTGCTGGTATGTATCAAGTAATCGTACAGGATGCCAATGGATGTGAGATCAGCGAAACTTTTGAAATCGAAAATGTCGCTCCTCTATCAATCGAATTGACGGATCTGATTCATATCAGCTGCCATGGTAATGAAACCGGTGCATTTACTATTATCCCTACAGGTGGTAATGGAGATTATAGCCTTTTTGTCAACGGAATTGAATCCAACAACTTCCAAGTTTCAGGTCTTGCTGCTGGAGATTATGAAGTTTTTGTCATGGACAGCAAAGGCTGCGTATCTCCGACTATTATCGTAACCATCACACAACCGGAACCATTGGCTGTCACCTTCAATGTTACTCCAATTACCTGTTTTGGAGCTAATGACGGAATGGCTAATTCATTGATCAGCGGTGGTGTAGGACCTTATGAAATCCTTTGGTCAGATGGCAGCACCTCCATAACCAGAGAAAATTTAGTACCAGGAATGTACGAGGTCACAGTTACGGATGCCAATGGTTGTATCCAAACGATCTCTACTATAGAAATCACACAGCCTCAAGAATTAGTAGTAACTAGTTCCTTCACCCCTATCCAATGCTTTGATGGAGAGGGAAGCATTCAGGTGCAGGCAACTGGTGGCAGATCTCCATTAAATATCAGCTGGCAGTATGCCGCCAATGGTGTTGACTTTACAGCCATGCCTGGTTTTGATGGACTATTTGAGTTGGCGGCATTGAAAGCAGGAGCATACACCTACACGGTCACTGATAACGGTGGCTGCCCTCCTGTTGTAGAGACCATTGTTCTGGAGCAACCTACTGAAACCGTTTTAGCTGTGGAAACAGGGGATGTGAGCTGTTTTGGAGGAAATGACGGATTTATCCGATTCCTTCCTTCCGGTGGCCCTTCTTCAGTTTACCAACTCTTCTTGGATGGACAATTGATTACAGGAAATGAAGTCTTGAATTTAACAGCAGGCACCTACGAAGTTTATGCTGTGAGCGGGGGTTGTCCATCAGAAATCCTGTCAGTAACTATCAACGAACCAGCTGAGGAACTTCAGGTGAGCATTGATCACCCTGCTAT encodes:
- a CDS encoding T9SS type B sorting domain-containing protein encodes the protein MAKFYRTIFFLLTVIFAGGFSLESFGQGLIQDIFAIRECERIAEYRVRGGTPPYTYVWTLNGVVVQEDIGLDATQTSILTQAQSGTYEVTVTDAAGNTRSASFPFSESSNFILDIEILEDQECEGTTFGRIVGIIEDGIAPFSITIINEIGQVVLANQPLPGREINLSGYPAGIYLIEVEDANGCREITEVELEEIPPLTFEEGAGLGAFPVTCEDNGSIAYNVQNSEGDVRFRIRRADGSFVNNWTVTNPNGEIRFDGLPIGDYVLEIADDFRTEACPAELPFSIVDEVLFVFENTPENIVCFGDTNGSIRFDIIRNFTDFTPLPNQVELTLTNASGVVIETVTVPIGVDSGFHIFNNLGVGVYTITTRHGGVDYPECVQTFTVEIEGPDSPLTASIVGTNELCFGDNDGTATVTASGGWGGYTYLWSNGGNTSTISGLAPGDYWVDITDAGDCTIRREITIIGPSAAITADIRVINDLTCVGANDGGAIIENIQGGYGGYTIQWSVGGQTTAEAIELPAGNISVTVTDSEGCSATFFTELVAPPAPDVLISESIVSCFGAADGSVRIQIFGTDDYTVTVAGQSQIGNDVTFTGLPSGEHPVTISYGGNCNIARTFMIASPNAVVINRSNVIKSEISCFGQEDVAISGLTASGGTGTLSVQWQQEISGTFENIPGATNFDINNLGPGRYKIIVTDVNGCLDEFTYEFTEPAPLQVSPPSITDVTCFGGANGSVTFTITGGRAPYAYRLNGGTEVLTNNNTITLPNLPASTGNIIEIRDASNCTVDSFTFDIASAPPIEIELVDIIEETCFGQNNGGININIGGGSGVLSVRWFRSNNLNDPISTNQNLTNVGPGTYTVRVFDAGNEFCFASAEYTIAPTPEIEVSLAGSPVNVLCFGEETGAININASGGTGELTFAWTGPNGFTSTQQNISNLTAGDYQVRVTDANGCFKDLVDILITQPATGITINTLLTTSPLCSDSNDGSIQMQVFGGQGPYTLSWERQNALGDFEFFPGTGLSLTSIPGGTYKLTATDANGCFAEREVILTAPDELVITVTNIINVSCFDRNDGRINIEVTGGTGPYTFTWDHGFVNQNPSNLSAGTYAVNVRDVNGCETRLENIQITQPAETRIDEVFVSAPSCDFNDGRIEVAFVGGDATFTSTWFSLPSNTPLATNTNVLEGITPGAYRVDYGNGTSCTISRIFVVPGPTNPLQLNISAQDPTCDNNNGIIAISASGGTPGYNFFIEIEGNREPLNSTILANREAGIYTIIVRDSNGCEVERTIEINNPNQPIYEVEKIQDVSCFGGNDGIINFTTFGDLTGISFQWFRRELTGALTPINENELNQLTAGTYFVRFTYDNNCTLNSEDIIITQPDQLIITNTVTQLVCFDDLGSISFNISGGNSGKTLTLTGPSAFSQTENNIFSGTFSFENLSPGVYTWTLNDAGCPEQTGTITINSVQRPTFTLSKTDVICFGDSNGSIDVADILLENNRTYTIILNGVNRGLQSSFTNLPAGLYTIQIVDSQGCASESQVIQITQPDRPLEILNLLTSDATCFEGNEGSISFELSGGTTPYTYTLSRSNGFSISDSGVFANSPINIQNLSAGTYLLEVMDATGNCQTAGSFTINQPTALVFNREIGQIACPEGTTFIRLLLSGGTSPYNYTWERLDSSGNWELLAENGNELTGIVAGTYRYIATDANSCEIFTDIVEIPEAAPVSLSFIADDILCFGGNTQVTLNASRPGFSNFTYFVNGNQIFGNTFPAIAGDYEVFARDNINGCVSDTITISINQPAEPLSFSNFTTSQLSCFESNDGVISFVLNGGTAPYRVTFQGEERLANAGEVLTFNSLAANIPYGFDVVDANGCLLTIPSVILTQPFPIQVNSSFTPIQCFGGTGSIVIQATGGRAPFTIQWEYAVDGVNFASAPEFDQSFTLNNLPAGAYRYTLTDNGGCPPVVETIVLNQPTQTTLTFDATDVSCFGGNDGSVRLFPSGGPSTNYQLFFNGQLVTGNEVFGLSAGTYEAFAISGGCPSEIISITIEQPAEALTAQISFPAEVLCHNDLASIELSISGGNGIYEASIDGTFLPVDSSGLILFENVTPGTYTVEVRDQKGCTFTEVITIGNPLPLELNLEALENISCADSDDGFIEISIQGGTGSYTYSWIDANGVEIGNSARIENLAAGMYQVIVQDANGCEISETFEIENVAPLSIELTDLIHISCHGNETGAFTIIPTGGNGDYSLFVNGIESNNFQVSGLAAGDYEVFVMDSKGCVSPTIIVTITQPEPLAVTFNVTPITCFGANDGMANSLISGGVGPYEILWSDGSTSITRENLVPGMYEVTVTDANGCIQTISTIEITQPQELVVTSSFTPIQCFDGEGSIQVQATGGRSPLNISWQYAANGVDFTAMPGFDGLFELAALKAGAYTYTVTDNGGCPPVVETIVLEQPTETVLAVETGDVSCFGGNDGFIRFLPSGGPSSVYQLFLDGQLITGNEVLNLTAGTYEVYAVSGGCPSEILSVTINEPAEELQVSIDHPAMVLCHNDLASIELSISGGNGIYEASIDGTFLPVDNSGLILFENVTPGTYTVEVRDQKGCTFIEVITIGNPLPLELNLEALENVSCPDGDDGFIEISIQGGTGSYTYSWIDANGVEIGNSARLENLAAGMYQVIVQDANGCEISETFEIENVAPLSIELTDLIHISCHGNETGAFTIIPTGGNGDYSLFVNGIESNNFQVSGLAAGDYEVFVMDSKGCVSPTIIVTITQPEPLAVTFNVTPITCFGANDGMANLLISGGVGPYEILWSDGSTSITRENLAPGMYEVTVTDANGCIQTISTIEITQPQELVVTSSFTPIQCFDGEGSIQVQATGGRSPLNISWQYAANGIDFTAMPGFDGLFELAALKAGAYTYTVTDNGGCPPLVETIILDQPTETVLAVETGDVSCFGGNDGFIRFLPSGGPSSVYQLFLDGQLITGNEVLNLTAGTYEVYAVSGGCPSEILSVTINEPAEELQVSIDHPAMVLCHNDLASIELSISGGNGIYEASIDGTFLPVDNSGLILFENVTPGTYTVEVRDQKGCTFIEVITIGNPLPLELNLEALENVSCPDGDDGFIEIRIQGGTGSYTYSWIDANGVEIGNSARIENLAAGMYQVIVQDANGCEISETFEIENVAALTIQANNINNVSCHGEQNGSFSILASGGNGNYRLYVNGIPQSGLQVSGLAAGIYEAYVEDSKGCLSPTLTIEITEPDPLAVSIDRTEISCFGANDGQATITITGGTGPYQVRWSDGSSELNRTNLIPGNYEVVVIDANGCMVRTNLLFEQPSPLNASGQVSPVTCFGGNDGRIVLSVAGGTAGYSIRWLDASNNEVGQGNELVNAFAGEYTAEITDSNGCTLERTFIIPEPFEALSLTPFISNIRCAGESNGRIDLLVAGGTAPYTFQWSSGETTRSITNKTAGVYEVEVRDANGCLLVQSFEITSPEPINIVASSINDVSCKFGNDGSIDLSVSGGLGPYQIFWSNGDIGPSIRNLRAGIYITFVFDDNTCFASETFIIQEPAEELTVIAVNNSEICNPDDDTGVSLTVTGGTAPYSYLWSNGSTAAELINVPAGLYSVVVTDANGCTVATDVEVQEPAPGLQLSLEGTTAICASGGRAEVTANVTGGVAPYSYRWSNGSSSPTLSSLVPGIYTLTVTDAIGCTVVEEIEIFPPLNLGVRLENIQGVSCFGGNDGAITIGLVGEMAPFEIEWSNGVRGITSLTNLRAGTYSVTVSDATGCSTTATYNLREPEVLTFTESVSNISCHGANDGSIQLDILGGTAPYTFQWSHGFNGRNPRNLAPGMYTVIITDRNGCSTGGTFGISQPEPLQLEGDHSTDLLCFGDAQGFINVNISGGIQPYRVIWSDDPNEQSFNRTNLLAGSYKITVIDDNNCVIEETFDIRQPQNLEARLSHRFDVDCENQELTGVAWLDISGGSGDYEIWWYNGETGSEETRFFNSEEVLAIITDSNGCRVEVSARIEMPLVFTQSDFMYTIPSLGTTGEILVNDPVLFFDRTLGNVIAWEWDFGDGNTSTEQNPSHTYRRPGSYTITLRTFDIYGCISEASIVVEVLASYRVLIPNAFTPNGDGLNDTFLPKMRGIASFEFYIFNKWGELIYTNLENANEGWDGTLNGRMSPNGNYVYKLVYTAEDGETGTQTGVFTLIN